The DNA sequence GGCGCTGGGGGCTAAAGTGGCGATGATAGGCCTGGATGCTAAAGGCGGGATTGCGTACCTCGTAACCAGCGTTTTGCAGTTCGAATAAAAAGCGATTATCGCATCTGACTACGCCGAGCGGGAAGTCAGCATTGAGCGGTAAGATCGGCCCCCGAAAGACCCAGGCGTCCTGACTGTCATTGCGGTCAAACAGGATCGGTGCCGCCGCCGGTTGGTCATCCCAGCGGGCAAGCGCCCAGCATTGCTCGCGCCGTAACTCGGTCTGCGCTAAATGTATGCTTTGCCCGAAATAAATGTCTGCATTGGCGATGATGCTGATGTCGTCTGGTGCAGCGATTTCATTCACCCAATCAATGTAGTCCTGCAAAATCGGGCGGCTTTGCACCTCGCGGATTCTTAGCTTTACGCTCGCGGGCAGCTCGGGATTTCCTTCGCAGAGGACACTGACTTCATCAATCAGATCCAGGTTGAGATTGTTTTGCAGGCACTCGTTGATCTCCTGTCGCCGCGTTGAATCGCTAATGGGATAGGCGGTTGTAAATAGCCGGATCATTCAGAAATTCGTTGCGGGTTTATCAGTGCTCCTAGGCGTGCAGAGTTTTCTCATACAGCGCCTTGTAGCGAGCGGAAGCCACTGAAACATCGAACCGCTTAACGGCGTCTTCCCGGATGGCCTGCAAGTCGAAGTCTGCCTGTAATGCAGACTCAATGGCGGTGGCCAAACCTGATGGCGTCAGATCCTTGGCGAGCATGCCATTAAAGCCATCCAGCACCGCTTCGGGCACGCCACCGATGGAGGTGGCTGCGACTGGGGTTCCGGTTGCTAGCGCTTCAATGATGACGTTGGGGAAATTATCACCGCGGGTTGGCAGAACGAGCAAATCCGCAGCGGAGTATAGCAACGCCATCAGACGCTCGTCCGAGACGCTACCAACGGAGTAGCTCGGTATGCCATCGACGGAAAAGGTACCACTGCCTGCGGATATAACCGCAAGGTCTTGCTTGGGTGAGATACGTTTCAGCGCCTCCGCCAGTATGTCGCTTCCCTTGCGGTAGTTGCCGAGCTGCTCGGCGACGGTCAGCAGCAGCTTGGCGTTTTGAGGAAGGCCAAACACATCACGGGCGAACGTCTGCGGATACGGTTTAAAGGTGTTCGTATCAATGCCGTTGTTGATCGTGATGTGCTCAAAGCGGCCCAGCATGGCGGATGCTTTGGACTCATTGCTAAGCCATTGGGAAGGCGTCACGATGACGAGGCGATCGGTGGGCATAGCCTTGATGCTTTCGGCCTTGATCGCCGCGAGCTTTTCATCTTCGGCCTTAACGGCGTGCGATGCCTGCTCGCGGTCGCAATCATAATGAAAGCCACCCATGAATGGATGCATGTCGTGCAGCGTCCAAAAAACTTTTTTGTCGGTGCTTTGGAAAAAAGTGGGCCAGTCCAGTAAGTCGGAAACCCAGTGCAGGTGGATGGCGTCGGCTTGCTGTGATTGGGGTAAGGCGTTGATGTCGTAGTCACTGCGGGGCCAGGAAAATGCGGCGTGTCCGGTGTCCAGACGCTGCCGATCCTGCTGCCGTTTCATGGATTCGTTGAGCGCAATGCCAGCCCTCCAGGCGATTTGCTCATACCAGCGCGTGTAACGTTTCGGAATGCGAAAGCAGCCGTCACGCGGAGCCTCCGGGCCATCAAGAGAGCCGAATTGATTTTCCACACCGAGCGCCCTGAGCCCATGGTGAATGCGCGTAGCCGCAATACCGGCTCCTCCGGACGAAAATGTGGAGTATTGCGCTATTTTCATAACTGCGGCAGAGATACGATTTCTATGCTGCGAAAGGTTAAGCTTCGCGCCAAGCAAAGATATTTACCTGATGGTCGAACCGCCCATCTTGCGGTTCGGAAATAAATGGCTTCTTGGGAATGAAGCAGGTTGCTTCGACGTAGTAACGCAGACCGCTCTCGGTTAAAATTTTCAAAATTTTACCGAGCTCCTGTTCTTCGCCTTTGATAGAATGATACTCGATGAAGATTCGGTCGACTTGGGGCAGGGCGTGCTTCGCTTCTTGAATGACGCGCATTTCGGCACCTTCGATGTCGAGCTTCAGAAAATCCACATGCTGGTCCGCAATGATCTCTGACAATAAAAGTGCGGGCACTTCGTTGCTCGCATCGCTTGAATCACCCGCTGCACCACCGTCGGCATTATCTGATAAAAAACTGAGGGAGCCCGGTTCGTCCCAAAGCGCCCCGTGCCGATGGGTGACGTTTTGACAATCGTAGGTGTTGCAGTTCTTTATCAGGATTTCATTGATGTTGGGATCGGCCTCAATGGTGGTGACTTTGGCTTGCGGGTAGCGCTGCTTTAAAAAGAGCGTGGCAAGGCCAATGTTTGCGCCACCATCGATGATCACCGGTTCCTTTTTGCCGCACTCGAAATCGTAGATGCCGCGGATATAGATTTCGTCGTGCGCCGAGAGGAATGAGGCTGAGTCACAGAAGGCGAAGTCCCGATTGAAAACGTGGAAAGTTTTTTAGCCGCGCATATTCGATTTAACCGATGCCGAAGGGGGCGGTTTTCCGACCAACTCTCTCAGCCGGGATTTTAGCTTGCCGGGTATTATGGATCTCCAGTGCATTGCTAGGGATTGGATTCGCTGGTTTCGGTCAGTGGGCCTGGACCGTTTGAATGGCTCGAATGTAATTTTGCGCCACAATTTCCAAATTGATTTCTTCGTCGATAATGCGACGGCTTTCGCGGCCCATTTGCTTCAATTTTGTGGTGTCTTGAAATGCCATGCTCAGTTTTTCCTTGAGGCTTACGGCATCACCTTCCTTGAAGAAGTAGCCGTTTTCACCTTCGCGAACCAGGAACTTTTCGGTGCCATCACAGCGGGAACAAACGACTGGCAAACCAGCACACATCGCATCGTTGATCGACAGACCGCCGATGCCAGCCAAAATGTATAGCGAGCTGGCATTGAGGTGTGGGGCGAGTTGGTCGGCCTTGTGAATCGCGCCCAGGAACTTTACATGCTTGGATAAACCCAATGACATGCTTTGCTCTTCCAGGTTGGCTTTCTCCGGTCCGTCGCCGACGACGATGAGCTCCAATGCCGGGAATTGACTGATCAAGTCGGTCATCGCGGTAAGAATTAAATCCACTCTCTTCCAACCCACCAAGCGGCCCACATGGATCATGCGGTAGGGGTTATTGTCCTGCGGTGGAGCATTCTTTTTGGCCGTTTCGCATTGGCTGATCACTTCATCAGTGTTCGTCGAGTTGCGCACGACTTGTATCTTTTCTGTTGGGACGCCAAATGACTCGTAGATGCGGACCCCATCCTCGTGGTAGACGACATGCAAGTCCGGATGATTGACGATCCTGGTATGCCATTCTACGGGCTTTAGTAATGTGCGCCGCCGAACGCAGTTCCCGTAAAGACGGTGCAACTGCAGCCACTTAATTGGCGCTCCAATTGGTCCCAAGCTAGACAACTGAAGCTCGATGTTTTTGGGCACCGCATCAATGGCCTCTTCCTTGGTAGGCGTCTCGAAGGGAATGCTATGGAAGATCACTGAGATGCCCATGCGCCTGACCGCGTCATTCAGTTTTTCGTCAAACGCGAATGCGGCTTGGTAAACTAATTGCACGACGATGCAGTCAATTTTCTTTTCCGCCAAAAAGCTTTCCAAGCCAAGGAAGGTTGCATACTTGGGCCGCACTTCCAAGTCGTACAGCCCAAGCATTCTTTTGGCAGGTATCTCTTTTTCTTCCAAGGTTGACCAGTGGTAGTCGATGCCGTCGAAGTCCTGGTGGACGCCTTTGCCCAAGTGGGTGTTGGTACCGGCAGGCGAGATTTGATATATCTCAAGCGACGGTTCGTTCTGGAGTCTATTGAGGAGATCCCGAAAATACGGGACTACGCCAAAGCCTAGAAAGAGTATGTTCATGACGTTTGCTAAATCGTGTAATAGGCCAGTCGGCGTTCCGCTACTTTGCGGAGCGGTAAAGGTCTATCGCCTTTTGAATGCCGTCGCGGAAAGACACTTGGTATTCGAAGCCATATTCCTTTTGCTTGGTGGTGTCGCCGCCGCGGGCAAAGACACCGGCAGGTTTATCGGACAGACCGACAACCTCGGGCTCATAGCCGCAAACTTCAGCTGCGATGCGTGCAAACTGCTTGAAGCTGGTGTAGATGCCAGTGGAGAGATTTAGCGCATCGCCGTCGTCGATTTTATCGATGGTGGCCAGCACGCCGTCGACGCAGTCTTCGATGTAGATGAAGTCACGCATCTGGTCGCCGGTGCCCCAGACGGTCAGCGTGTCTTCGCCCACATGCGCCATCGCACGCTTGCAGATGCTGGGGAAGGGGTAGCTGTCGTCCTGGTCTTCGCCGTAGCCGGAAAATGGGCGGTAGCATGCGGACTTGAGGCCGTGCTTTTCGTAGGCGAGACGGGCAAGGTATTCGCAGGTTAGCTTGGCCCAGCCATAGGACATGTCGGGCATACCGATGTCATCATCAAAGGCGATCATGTCTTCCTTGAGCAGTTCATAGCCTTCTGCGCGCTGGCGTCCAATCGGGTAGGCAGCGCTGGAGCTGAAGCACGCGGTCTTGGCAGGCTTGGCCTTCTCCGCCCACTGCCAGTATTCGGCGTCGATGGATAGGTCGTCAGCCACGGCG is a window from the Cerasicoccus sp. TK19100 genome containing:
- a CDS encoding FkbM family methyltransferase, with product MIIDGGANIGLATLFLKQRYPQAKVTTIEADPNINEILIKNCNTYDCQNVTHRHGALWDEPGSLSFLSDNADGGAAGDSSDASNEVPALLLSEIIADQHVDFLKLDIEGAEMRVIQEAKHALPQVDRIFIEYHSIKGEEQELGKILKILTESGLRYYVEATCFIPKKPFISEPQDGRFDHQVNIFAWREA
- a CDS encoding NAD-dependent epimerase/dehydratase family protein — its product is MKKILITGGAGFVGRRFCKRFLDQGAEVHCVDPVAEFTGGIHPDKGWPLFNPKDYPNFHFYQQDCRAWFKQHRDDDFDYVFHLAAMVGGRAMIENHPLAVADDLSIDAEYWQWAEKAKPAKTACFSSSAAYPIGRQRAEGYELLKEDMIAFDDDIGMPDMSYGWAKLTCEYLARLAYEKHGLKSACYRPFSGYGEDQDDSYPFPSICKRAMAHVGEDTLTVWGTGDQMRDFIYIEDCVDGVLATIDKIDDGDALNLSTGIYTSFKQFARIAAEVCGYEPEVVGLSDKPAGVFARGGDTTKQKEYGFEYQVSFRDGIQKAIDLYRSAK
- a CDS encoding glycosyltransferase — translated: MKIAQYSTFSSGGAGIAATRIHHGLRALGVENQFGSLDGPEAPRDGCFRIPKRYTRWYEQIAWRAGIALNESMKRQQDRQRLDTGHAAFSWPRSDYDINALPQSQQADAIHLHWVSDLLDWPTFFQSTDKKVFWTLHDMHPFMGGFHYDCDREQASHAVKAEDEKLAAIKAESIKAMPTDRLVIVTPSQWLSNESKASAMLGRFEHITINNGIDTNTFKPYPQTFARDVFGLPQNAKLLLTVAEQLGNYRKGSDILAEALKRISPKQDLAVISAGSGTFSVDGIPSYSVGSVSDERLMALLYSAADLLVLPTRGDNFPNVIIEALATGTPVAATSIGGVPEAVLDGFNGMLAKDLTPSGLATAIESALQADFDLQAIREDAVKRFDVSVASARYKALYEKTLHA
- a CDS encoding glycosyltransferase family 4 protein, with protein sequence MNILFLGFGVVPYFRDLLNRLQNEPSLEIYQISPAGTNTHLGKGVHQDFDGIDYHWSTLEEKEIPAKRMLGLYDLEVRPKYATFLGLESFLAEKKIDCIVVQLVYQAAFAFDEKLNDAVRRMGISVIFHSIPFETPTKEEAIDAVPKNIELQLSSLGPIGAPIKWLQLHRLYGNCVRRRTLLKPVEWHTRIVNHPDLHVVYHEDGVRIYESFGVPTEKIQVVRNSTNTDEVISQCETAKKNAPPQDNNPYRMIHVGRLVGWKRVDLILTAMTDLISQFPALELIVVGDGPEKANLEEQSMSLGLSKHVKFLGAIHKADQLAPHLNASSLYILAGIGGLSINDAMCAGLPVVCSRCDGTEKFLVREGENGYFFKEGDAVSLKEKLSMAFQDTTKLKQMGRESRRIIDEEINLEIVAQNYIRAIQTVQAH